GATCGGTCCTGGCGACCGCTATCGGCGACCGGGGTGGGCCGACGGTGTTGAGTCGATAACGCACGTCTGGGACGACGAGTTCGACCCTGTTCAGGCCAGAGACGAGGAGGGAGACACAATTGTGGTCGGCGGTGGCGTCACCGCAGCCCAACTCGCGCGCTGTCTCGCTGAGCACGATGATGCACCTGCTTCCATGACCGCCGAGAGCGCCGATACCACGCTCCTCTCGCGACACGACCTCGAGACCGCCGCCATCGAAGCCGACCCACACTGGATCAACTGGAACCACATTGAACGCCACCTCCACCGCCATCCACCAGGGTCGAAGGCACGATACGACACGATTCAGGCCGCGCGAAACGATGGGACAGTCCCCCCAACGGTCGTCGAACAACTCGAGTCGGCGGCCGACGCAGGCTCGCTGGAACTCCGTCAGGGAACGGTTCGCTCCGCTCGGACGACAGCGGGACGCGTACGGCTGCTGCTGGCCGACGATGGCTGTCTCACCGGCGACCGCGTCGTGCTCGCGACCGGCTTCGAACCGGTGTTCGACCACCCCTTCGTCGACCGACTCGTACAGGAGTTTGCACTCGAGTGCGGCCATCGCGGCCTGGCGGTTCTGGACGACGAGACACTCGCCTGGATGCGGACTGATGGGACGCAGTCCCCACTGTTCGTCACCGGCGCGTTGGCAGCGGGAACCGTTGGCCCGTTCGCAGCGAACATCGCTGGTGCCCGACGAGCGGCTGACCGGTTGACGGAGTCAGTACCGATGGCCGTCGACGCTGCTAGCAACGGGGAGCCGACGAAAACGGTAACCCACACCGTTTAGTGTGCCTACCGAGTATTGTACTCTATGGACAAGATTAATCCGGCAGAGCTGGACGATCGCCTGTCGAACGGGACAGCGCCATACGTCCTCGACATTCGCCCCCGAAAAACGTACCAGCGCAGCCACATCGATGGCAGTCAGAACGTTCCAGTGTACAACGACCTGCGCCGCGGCGACGACGATGAACTCCGCCAGTCGCTGTCACAGATTCCAGCAGACGAGACTGTCGTCACGGTCTGCAAAGCCGGCGTCGTCGCACGGAAAGCGACGACCGTCCTCGAGGAAGAGGGCTACGAGGCGGCCACGCTCGCCGGTGGGATGCGACGATGGAACGGCTACCAGAACGGATCGCTCGGGTATCGACTCTCCTCGCTCGTCCGCCGAGTGCTCCCGTGACACTGCGGCTGTCTGGCACTCCGAACACATATCCACGAACGTGTATCACGGACCAAAGCCGAAAGCGTTTTTGAGCACGGTTACGGGGTTTCAGGTGATGACCGCCTACACCGCGACGGTGACGGTTCGACTCAAACACGGCGTCCTCGATCCCGAGGCCGAAACCACGAAACAGGCCCTCGAGCGCCTCGGCTTCGAACTCGACTCGCTGCGCTCGGCCGACCGCTTCGAGATCGATCTCGAGGCGGACTCGAGTGAGGCCGCGCGCGAGCGTGCAGACGAAATGGCAGAACGGCTGCTCGCGAACCCGACCATCCACGACTACGACGTGGAGGTCGACGAACGGTAGATGACGGTCTCTATCACACTGATCGAAACCGCCGGTCACACCACCGAGGGGTGTCGACTGTGACGGTTTCGATCATCAGGTTCGGCGGCTCGAACTGCGACCGCGACGCCGAGCGCGCCCTCGCCCACCTCGACATCGACGCCGAAATCGTCTGGCACGAGGACGGCCTCCCGGCAGACACGTCGGGCATCGTCCTCCCCGGCGGCTTCTCCTACGGCGACTACCTCCGCGCAGGCGCGATGGCGGCTCGCTCGCCGATCATGGCAGAGGTTCGCGAGGCTGCAGCCGACGGCACGCCCGTCCTCGGCGTCTGCAACGGTGCGCAGGTCGGCTGCGAGTCCGGCCTCACCGACGGCGTGTTCACGACCAACGAGAGCGCCCGCTTCCAGTGTGAGCACGTCTATCTCCGCGTCGAGCGCGACGACACGCCGTGGACCGCTGCCTACGACGAGGGCGACGTCATCGAGATCCCGATCGCTCACGGCGAAGGTCGCTACGAGATCAGTGAGGAGCGACTCGCCGAACTCGAGGACGACGACCGCGTGCTCTTTCGGTACTGCGACGAGGACGGCGAGCCAAGCGCCGAAGCGAATCCAAACGGCTCAAAACACAACGTCGCGGGAATTCTCGGTGACCGCGAGACCGTCGCCGTGTTGATGCCCCACCCCGAGCGCGCGACGCTCCCCGACGTGGGGCCGACGGACGGGCAGGGCGTGCTGCGCGGCTTCAAATCGGCCTGACAGACGAGGTACCATTATCACCGCGGACGACGTTGGGCCGTCCGTATGGACCCGAAAATCACGCTCGTTACGCTCGGCGTCTCGGATATCGAGGACTCGATCCAGTTTTACCGAGACGGACTCGGGTTCCCGATGCGCGAGCGCGACCCGGACGGCGATGTTGCGTTCTTCCCACTCGAGGGAACGTGGTTGGCCATCTACCCGCGCGATCGTCTCGCCGAAGATGCCACCGTTTTGGACGATGGGAACGGGTTTTCCGGCGTTACGCTGGCACACAACGTCTCCTCGAAGACGGAAGTAGATACGATTCTGGAACGAGCGGAAGACGCCGGTGGACGGGTGGTGAAGGTAGCACAAGAGGTCTTCTGGGGCGGCTATTCGGGTTATTTTGCGGACCCCGATGAACACCTCTGGGAAGTCGCGTATCCGCCGCTCACTGCGGAGTGATACAAGACCAATTTTCGAGAAGAACGAGCCGCTATCGAGTCAGCGGCTGGTTAAAACTCCGCTCGCGCTCCATCACGACCTCCCACGTCCGCTCGCACTCACACGAGACCTGCTCGAAAACGGTGGGATCCTGTCGCAGGTCGAAATCCTTGATCGCCTTCTGGACGAGATCGTCACACTCCTGGCAGTTGTGCGGCCCGCGGTCCGAGCCGTGACCGACCGGGTCCGAAACGACGATGGCGTCGACATCGGCGGTCTCCTCGAGTACGTGTGCGACAGACCAGAGCCACGGCGGACGGTAGCCGTCGTTGAAATAGAGGTCGTCGACCATCGTGTAGCGCTGGACGTTACACGGGTTCATCGAGACGGTGTGACAGCCCTCGACGGCGGCACAGCGTTCGACAGAGGAGATCATGTCCTCGACAGCGTCGGACTCCGTGAGGAACGGTGGCTTCATCAGCAGGTAGGCCTTGATGCCGGCGTCGGCTGTGTCGCCGGCCTCCTCGTCGGCAGCGGCAGCCTCGGCGCAGGCGTCCTCGAAGTCCGCGAAATCGAAGTACTTGTTCACGCAGTCGTGACGCACGCGATCCGTGGCCGTCTCGAGACCGATCGCGACGTCGGTGTCGACGCCGTGCTGGGTGAAGTCGCCGATCTTCTCCCGGTCGACGAAATCCGGCAGGGATTCGACGACCATGCGCTCGCGGTCGGCGAAGGTGTCGGCGATCGCGCGACGGGTTTCTGCGCCGACTTCGCGCTCGTCGAGGAACGAACCGGAGGTGTAGATCTTGATGAGTTCGGCGGGTTCGTCGCCATTTTCCGCCTCGTGCTCGAGGCAGACGTCGATCTGATTCATCAGTGCCTCGTGACTGACGCTGCCGCCGTCGACACTCTCGGCGACGTAGCCACACATCGTACAGCCACCGGCGCGTGCCCAGCGACAGCCGCCGGTGTTCAGAATGATCGTCAGGCTCTGCTTGACGCCAGTGGGGGTGTTGTCCTCGTCCAGCCAGACGCGGGTCGGCTCGTGGGGGTCGTAGCTCGCCTCCTTGCGCGAGCGAATCTCCCGCATTACCTGATTGTGGGCGTCCATGCCCTTGCCCTGCTCGTAGACCTCGGGCGTGGGTTGACTCATTGGGAGGACAAAGCGGGCCAGCGCCTAAAGCGCCTTCGTCTGGACCTGCTGCTATACGCGCTCGACAATAGCGACAGCGTCGCTTCCACGACGGCTCGACGGCGACTCAGAGCCGCATCTCCCGCGTCTCGACCGCATCGCAGGACGGACAGACGAATCGGTACTGGACGCGGCTACCCGACGAATTGACCTGCCACCCGCCGCTCTCGTCGTGGAACCCACACTTCCGGCACTCGAGTTCGGCCTCGTCGAACTTCGCCCGGAGTCGGTCAAAGGGGGAGCGGTAGGTAGACATGTGCTATCATAGGTCGTGGTACGACTTAACCACCGGGGGTACCCGTTAGGAACCTCACTGATCAGAGAGACAACGGTTTGGGCGAACAGGACAGTTCGATAAATCAGATATTGCGATAGGAAACTGTTGCTGAGGTGCTGCTGGACGCCGGCGAAACTCCGCTGTAAGAGCGTCCTATGGGACTACCAGTCGAGACTGCCGCCGCTCTGGTATTCGGTCACCTGCGTCTCGAAGAAGTTTTTCTCCTTGTTGAGATCGACCTGTTCGGAGAGCCACGGGAACGGGTTATCCGTCCCGTACTGCGTCGGGAGGTCGAGCTGTCCCAGTCTGCGGTCGGCGATATGCTCGACGTACTCCGCGAACTGATCGGCGCTCATCCCGAGTATCTCGTCCGGGCACGCCTCGTAAGCGTAGATTTTCTCTAGCTCGACCGCTTCGGTGATCAGTTCAACTACCTCGTCGCCGAACGCATCGGTCCAGACGTCCGGATTCTCCATCCGAATCTGGTCGATGAGGTCGACGCCGAATCCAACGTGGAGGGATTCGTCGCGCATGATGTACTCGAACTGCTGGCCGATCCCCACCATCTTGTTCTGGCGTTTGAGTCCGAGCATCATGGCGAAGCCGGCGTAGAAGAAGATCCCCTCCATAATGACGTAGAACCCCACGAGGTCGCGAATGAAGTCCCGGAGGTCTTCGTCGGTCTCGATGACGAACCCGTTCTGATTGATGACTCGAGTAAGGTCGATGACGAACTCGTCTTTCTCTGCGATAGACGGAATGCGGTCGTACATGCCGTACATGTAGTCCGGTTCGAATCCGAGCGAGTCACAGCAGTAGATGAACGTGTCCGTGTGGATCGCCTCCTCGTAGGCCTGTCGGAGCAGGTACTGGCGACACTCTGGGGCGGTGACGTGGTCGTACACCGCGAGGACGATGTTGTTCGCGGTGAGCGACTCGGCCGTCGAGAAGAAGCCGAGGTTCCACTCGACGAGCTGGCGTTCGGCGTCGGAGAGCGCGTCGCCGTTCCACTGGGAGACGTCGTCTTGCATCGGAATCTCCTCGGGGACCCAGTTGTTGTTCACTCCCGCTTCGTAGTACTCGCGTGCCCAGTCGTAGTCGATCGGGAGGATCTTGTTCGGATCGTGTTCGGCGTCGGTGTTGATGATCGGCATCTGTGGTTGTGTTCGTGTGCAGTGATGGTTTCGAGACGGTGCGCTACTGGCAGGCCTCACAGGTTGGATCGTCGACGCGGCAGAGTTCGTCTCCGGAGCCGGGATCGGAGTCAGAGTCGGTGTCGGAGCCGGAGCCGGGATCAGGGTCAGAGTCGGTGTTGGTGCTGTCGTCATCATCACCATCGAACCGCGCAGCCGAATCGCTATCTCGGTGCTGGGTCTTCCCGTACTCGCCCATGTCAAGCGTCGACTTCTCGATCTGGGAGGCCCCGAGCGTGCGGAGATAGTACGTCGTCTTCAGCCCGAGTTCCCAGGCGGTCCGGTAGACATCGTCGAGGAGCGAGCCGTCAGTCGACGGGAAAAAGACGTTGTGAGAGACCGACTGGTCGATCCACGTCTGTCGGTGAGCAGTGAGCCGAAGCTGGTGGCGGGGATCGATCTCGAACGCGCCACGGTACAGCTCCTGGAGGTCGTCCGGGACAGTATCAATCTCCTGTACGGACCCGTCGTGGAATTTGAGTCGGTCGACCATCTCGTCGTCCCAGCGGTCGCGTGCCTTCAGATCCGCGACGAGCTTGTCGTTGATAACCGTGAAATCACCCGACATGTTGGACTTTACGTAGAGATTCGAGTAGATCGGCTCGATAGACGGCGTCGTCCCGTTGATCGTGGAGACAGTTGCGGTCGGCGCGATCGCCATCGTGTTCGAGTTTCGCATTCCGTGTTCGGCAACGTGCTCGCGGACAGTGGCCCACTCGAGTGTCTCCTCGCGGTCGGTCGGAATCTCGCGGTCGCGTTCGTCCTCGAGGAGGTCGACGGTATCCTGTGGCAGGAGGCCGCGGTCCCACTTCGAGCCCTCGTAGGAGGGGTAGGCCCCACGCTCGCCGGCGAGTTTCGACGAGTTCAGGATGGCGTGGTAGGAGACGAACTCCTGCCAGCGGTTGGCTGCTTCGACCGCGTCTTCCGAGTCCATCGGAATGCCGAGTTCCATCAGTGCGTCGTGGAATCCCATCGTCCCGAGTCCGACCGGTCGGTGGCGCATGTTCGAACGCTTCGCTTCCTCGGTCGGATAGAAACACAGATCGACGACGTTGTCGAGCATCCGCATCGCCGTCTCGATGGTGTCTGCGAGGTGTTCGCGGTCGAGTTCGCCGTCGGAGACGTGTGTGGCGAGATTCACGCTGCCGAGGTTGCAGACGGCGTGTTCGTCCGCGCTCGTGTTGAGCGTAATCTCCGTACAGAGGTTCGAGGAGTGGACCGTTCCGACGTGGTCCTGTGGCGAGCGGACGTTGCAGGGGTCTTTGAACGTCAGCCACGGATGGCCCGTCTCGAACAGCCGTGTGAGCATCGTCCGCCAGAGTTCTGCCGCGTCGACGCGTTCGTACTGCCTGAGTTCGCCGTTGTCGGCCTGTCGCTCGTACTCGCAGTAGCGCTCCTCGAACGCCTCACCCGACAGGTCGTGCAGCTCCGGCACCTCGTCGGGGCTGAACAGCGTCCACTCCTCGTCGGCCTCGACGCGCTTCATGAAGAGGTCCGGAATCCACGCGGCAGTGTTCATGTCCGGCGTGCGGCGGCGCTCGTCGCCGGTATTTCGCTTCAGGTCCGTGAACGCGGGGAAATCCAGGTGCCAGCAGGCGAGGTACGCACACGCCGCACCGCGGCGTTTCCCCGACCGGTTGATCGCCGAGGTCACGTCGTTGCTGATCCGAAGGAACGGCACCACACCAGTCGACTCGACGCCCGTACTCTCGATCAGCGCGCCCGCAGACCGAAGGTTCGTCCAGTCATTTCCGAGCCCGCCGCTCCACTTCGAGAGCTGTGCGTGGTGCTTGTACGAGTCGAAGATGTTCTCGAGACTATCTTGTACCGTCGTCAGATAGCACGACGACAGCTGTGGATGGGTCGACCCGCTGTGGAACAGCGTCGGCGTCGACGGCGTGAACTCGAGTGCCGAGAGCACGTCGTAGAACTCCAGCGCCCGCTGTTGTGGGTCGTCCTCCTCGAGTGCGAGTCCCATCGCGACCCGC
The DNA window shown above is from Natrialba magadii ATCC 43099 and carries:
- a CDS encoding FAD/NAD(P)-binding protein, translated to MYKCVIVGGGIHGTYCCQRLLNDTDLTRDDLCIVDPHEQLLESFRQKARACDMDALRSTFVHHVGTDPFGLESFAEARDREDELLARPSYPRRPSLSLFLDYAKFVIGRAGLDELHQQASVTSIRRDGPDGNLVVETTDRADRTGSIRTQACVLAIGPGDRYRRPGWADGVESITHVWDDEFDPVQARDEEGDTIVVGGGVTAAQLARCLAEHDDAPASMTAESADTTLLSRHDLETAAIEADPHWINWNHIERHLHRHPPGSKARYDTIQAARNDGTVPPTVVEQLESAADAGSLELRQGTVRSARTTAGRVRLLLADDGCLTGDRVVLATGFEPVFDHPFVDRLVQEFALECGHRGLAVLDDETLAWMRTDGTQSPLFVTGALAAGTVGPFAANIAGARRAADRLTESVPMAVDAASNGEPTKTVTHTV
- a CDS encoding rhodanese-like domain-containing protein, which produces MDKINPAELDDRLSNGTAPYVLDIRPRKTYQRSHIDGSQNVPVYNDLRRGDDDELRQSLSQIPADETVVTVCKAGVVARKATTVLEEEGYEAATLAGGMRRWNGYQNGSLGYRLSSLVRRVLP
- the purS gene encoding phosphoribosylformylglycinamidine synthase subunit PurS, whose amino-acid sequence is MTAYTATVTVRLKHGVLDPEAETTKQALERLGFELDSLRSADRFEIDLEADSSEAARERADEMAERLLANPTIHDYDVEVDER
- the purQ gene encoding phosphoribosylformylglycinamidine synthase I, with the protein product MTVSIIRFGGSNCDRDAERALAHLDIDAEIVWHEDGLPADTSGIVLPGGFSYGDYLRAGAMAARSPIMAEVREAAADGTPVLGVCNGAQVGCESGLTDGVFTTNESARFQCEHVYLRVERDDTPWTAAYDEGDVIEIPIAHGEGRYEISEERLAELEDDDRVLFRYCDEDGEPSAEANPNGSKHNVAGILGDRETVAVLMPHPERATLPDVGPTDGQGVLRGFKSA
- a CDS encoding VOC family protein, which gives rise to MDPKITLVTLGVSDIEDSIQFYRDGLGFPMRERDPDGDVAFFPLEGTWLAIYPRDRLAEDATVLDDGNGFSGVTLAHNVSSKTEVDTILERAEDAGGRVVKVAQEVFWGGYSGYFADPDEHLWEVAYPPLTAE
- a CDS encoding archaeosine biosynthesis radical SAM protein RaSEA, translated to MSQPTPEVYEQGKGMDAHNQVMREIRSRKEASYDPHEPTRVWLDEDNTPTGVKQSLTIILNTGGCRWARAGGCTMCGYVAESVDGGSVSHEALMNQIDVCLEHEAENGDEPAELIKIYTSGSFLDEREVGAETRRAIADTFADRERMVVESLPDFVDREKIGDFTQHGVDTDVAIGLETATDRVRHDCVNKYFDFADFEDACAEAAAADEEAGDTADAGIKAYLLMKPPFLTESDAVEDMISSVERCAAVEGCHTVSMNPCNVQRYTMVDDLYFNDGYRPPWLWSVAHVLEETADVDAIVVSDPVGHGSDRGPHNCQECDDLVQKAIKDFDLRQDPTVFEQVSCECERTWEVVMERERSFNQPLTR
- a CDS encoding HVO_0649 family zinc finger protein, which encodes MSTYRSPFDRLRAKFDEAELECRKCGFHDESGGWQVNSSGSRVQYRFVCPSCDAVETREMRL
- a CDS encoding ribonucleotide-diphosphate reductase subunit beta; the protein is MPIINTDAEHDPNKILPIDYDWAREYYEAGVNNNWVPEEIPMQDDVSQWNGDALSDAERQLVEWNLGFFSTAESLTANNIVLAVYDHVTAPECRQYLLRQAYEEAIHTDTFIYCCDSLGFEPDYMYGMYDRIPSIAEKDEFVIDLTRVINQNGFVIETDEDLRDFIRDLVGFYVIMEGIFFYAGFAMMLGLKRQNKMVGIGQQFEYIMRDESLHVGFGVDLIDQIRMENPDVWTDAFGDEVVELITEAVELEKIYAYEACPDEILGMSADQFAEYVEHIADRRLGQLDLPTQYGTDNPFPWLSEQVDLNKEKNFFETQVTEYQSGGSLDW
- a CDS encoding ribonucleoside-diphosphate reductase subunit alpha, coding for MSHHQQQSTAQTIDIESVLDRAQTGTEEVLSPAERDQLATEIERNLYDGASPDECYQAILQALTARIEREPTYKQLAAAVFRQRYYRTVLGEDLTGAALETAYRDTFVTNLERAVELDLLDERLLERFDLEKLAAALELERDEQFEYMAMETLTQRYFLKTEENGEHLELPQAFWMRVAMGLALEEDDPQQRALEFYDVLSALEFTPSTPTLFHSGSTHPQLSSCYLTTVQDSLENIFDSYKHHAQLSKWSGGLGNDWTNLRSAGALIESTGVESTGVVPFLRISNDVTSAINRSGKRRGAACAYLACWHLDFPAFTDLKRNTGDERRRTPDMNTAAWIPDLFMKRVEADEEWTLFSPDEVPELHDLSGEAFEERYCEYERQADNGELRQYERVDAAELWRTMLTRLFETGHPWLTFKDPCNVRSPQDHVGTVHSSNLCTEITLNTSADEHAVCNLGSVNLATHVSDGELDREHLADTIETAMRMLDNVVDLCFYPTEEAKRSNMRHRPVGLGTMGFHDALMELGIPMDSEDAVEAANRWQEFVSYHAILNSSKLAGERGAYPSYEGSKWDRGLLPQDTVDLLEDERDREIPTDREETLEWATVREHVAEHGMRNSNTMAIAPTATVSTINGTTPSIEPIYSNLYVKSNMSGDFTVINDKLVADLKARDRWDDEMVDRLKFHDGSVQEIDTVPDDLQELYRGAFEIDPRHQLRLTAHRQTWIDQSVSHNVFFPSTDGSLLDDVYRTAWELGLKTTYYLRTLGASQIEKSTLDMGEYGKTQHRDSDSAARFDGDDDDSTNTDSDPDPGSGSDTDSDSDPGSGDELCRVDDPTCEACQ